From the genome of Scytonema hofmannii PCC 7110, one region includes:
- a CDS encoding RpoD/SigA family RNA polymerase sigma factor, translating to MYQTEQQSLMETMTIADLGTIELETTADNEELAFNLDAVVDAAIDAAIEESGITDNLETEERDGDGMAAARPSGYNKTEYDDAVGAFFKEMARYPLLKADEEVELARRVRFLEEFRELQASLHNKLGYQPGKSLVASQLGMTEKQLENRLYQGRVAKRKMIRSNLRLVVSIAKRYLNRGVPFLDLIQEGAMGLNRATEKFDPDKGYKFSTYAYWWIRQAITRAIANDARTIRLPIHIVEKLNKLKKAQRELKQKLGRNPTELEMAEALEIPAPQLRQLQQLRRQALSLNHRVGKEEDTELMDLLEDEDNQSPEAKMNESMMRQEIWEVLGDVLTPREKDVISLRYGLVTSEPCTLEEVGNMFNLSRERVRQIQSKAMRKLRRPHIAKRLKGWLI from the coding sequence ATGTACCAAACAGAGCAACAATCCCTAATGGAAACTATGACTATTGCTGACCTAGGCACTATCGAATTGGAAACTACTGCTGATAATGAAGAATTAGCTTTCAATTTAGATGCAGTGGTAGATGCCGCAATAGATGCAGCAATAGAAGAATCTGGAATCACAGACAATTTAGAAACCGAAGAGCGAGACGGAGACGGCATGGCAGCAGCACGTCCTTCGGGGTATAACAAAACCGAATATGACGATGCTGTAGGTGCATTTTTTAAAGAAATGGCGCGTTACCCCCTGCTTAAAGCAGATGAAGAGGTAGAATTAGCGCGTCGAGTTAGATTTTTAGAAGAATTTAGAGAATTACAAGCTTCTTTACATAACAAACTGGGATATCAACCGGGTAAGTCACTAGTCGCATCTCAGCTAGGGATGACAGAAAAACAACTGGAAAATCGCCTGTATCAAGGTCGAGTAGCGAAACGCAAAATGATTCGCTCAAACCTCAGATTAGTTGTTTCCATCGCCAAACGATACTTAAATCGCGGAGTCCCTTTCCTGGATCTCATTCAAGAAGGCGCAATGGGATTAAATCGTGCGACAGAAAAATTCGATCCCGACAAGGGATATAAGTTCTCCACTTACGCCTACTGGTGGATTAGACAAGCAATTACGCGAGCTATTGCCAATGATGCAAGAACAATCCGCTTACCAATTCATATTGTTGAAAAACTTAATAAACTCAAAAAAGCCCAAAGGGAACTCAAACAAAAACTTGGTCGCAATCCAACAGAGTTGGAGATGGCGGAAGCTTTAGAAATTCCCGCACCACAACTACGCCAGCTTCAGCAATTACGACGTCAAGCCCTTTCCCTCAATCACCGTGTTGGTAAAGAAGAAGACACGGAACTCATGGATTTACTGGAAGATGAAGACAACCAGTCTCCAGAAGCAAAAATGAACGAAAGCATGATGCGCCAGGAGATATGGGAAGTGTTGGGCGATGTACTGACTCCAAGAGAAAAAGACGTTATTTCTCTGCGGTATGGGTTAGTTACCAGCGAACCCTGCACTTTGGAAGAGGTAGGCAATATGTTTAACCTCTCCCGTGAAAGAGTCCGACAAATTCAAAGTAAAGCCATGCGGAAGTTGCGCCGTCCTCATATTGCTAAACGTTTGAAAGGGTGGTTGATATGA